In Microbacterium galbinum, a single window of DNA contains:
- a CDS encoding dipeptide ABC transporter ATP-binding protein, with product MSERITDQAPLLSIRDLKVAFRTQEGLREVLHGISFDVFPGETVAIVGESGSGKSTTATAIVNLLPGTGTVTGGSITLEGRELTTLSRTAIEGVRGRDIGFVPQDPMSNLNPVWSIGFQVKEAIRANGIAQGRQAVKARAIEVLQQAGLADAERRLHQFPHQFSGGMRQRALIGIGLAADPKLLIADEPTSALDVTVQRVILDHMASLTRDKGTSVLLITHDLGLAAERADKIIVMNGGNIVEAGPSRQILEDPQHPYTKRLVAAAPSVASQRIQAVVEDRGIETLDDLADIPPTVRVAGLTKDYKIRQGGFRSEAFRAVDDVSFEIPKGKTLALVGESGSGKSTVAKMVLKLEEPTAGTIEIDGQDVSKLSNAQAFGLRRRMQPVFQDPYGSLDPLRNIGNTIAEPLQIHGVGDRASHRERVEELLDQVALPRALATRYPNELSGGQRQRVAIARALALKPDIIVLDEAVSALDVLVQDQVLQLLAELQSELGLTYLFITHDLAVVRVSSDLVCVMEKGRIVEQGTVDEIFANPQQEYTDRLLQAIPGASIPLGGSGA from the coding sequence ATGAGCGAGCGCATCACCGATCAGGCGCCCCTGCTGAGCATCCGCGACCTCAAGGTCGCCTTCCGCACCCAGGAGGGTCTGCGCGAAGTGCTCCACGGCATCAGCTTCGACGTGTTCCCGGGCGAGACCGTCGCGATCGTGGGGGAGTCGGGTTCCGGCAAGTCCACGACCGCCACCGCGATCGTCAACCTGCTGCCCGGCACCGGCACGGTCACCGGCGGATCGATCACCCTCGAGGGTCGCGAGCTCACCACTCTGAGCCGCACGGCCATCGAGGGCGTGCGCGGCCGCGACATCGGATTCGTGCCGCAGGACCCGATGTCGAACCTCAACCCGGTGTGGAGCATCGGCTTCCAGGTGAAGGAGGCGATCCGCGCCAACGGCATCGCCCAGGGTCGCCAGGCCGTAAAGGCCCGCGCGATCGAGGTGCTGCAGCAGGCGGGTCTCGCCGACGCTGAACGCCGTCTGCACCAGTTCCCGCACCAGTTCTCGGGTGGCATGCGCCAGCGCGCGCTGATCGGCATCGGCCTCGCGGCCGATCCGAAGCTCCTGATCGCCGACGAGCCGACCTCTGCCCTCGACGTGACGGTGCAGCGCGTGATCCTCGATCACATGGCCTCGCTGACGCGTGACAAGGGCACCTCGGTGCTCCTCATCACGCACGACCTCGGCCTCGCGGCCGAGCGCGCCGACAAGATCATCGTGATGAACGGCGGCAACATCGTCGAGGCGGGCCCCAGCCGGCAGATCCTCGAGGATCCGCAGCACCCGTACACCAAGCGGCTCGTCGCGGCGGCGCCCAGCGTCGCCTCGCAGCGCATCCAGGCGGTCGTGGAGGATCGGGGCATCGAGACCCTCGACGACCTCGCCGACATCCCGCCGACGGTGCGCGTGGCCGGGCTCACGAAGGACTACAAGATCCGTCAGGGCGGCTTCCGCAGCGAGGCCTTCCGCGCGGTCGACGACGTGTCGTTCGAGATCCCCAAGGGCAAGACGCTGGCTCTGGTCGGGGAGTCCGGCTCGGGCAAGTCCACCGTCGCGAAGATGGTGCTCAAGCTCGAGGAGCCCACCGCGGGAACCATCGAGATCGACGGGCAGGACGTGTCGAAGCTGTCGAACGCGCAGGCGTTCGGTCTGCGCCGCCGCATGCAGCCCGTGTTCCAGGACCCGTACGGCTCGCTCGACCCGCTGCGCAACATCGGCAACACCATCGCCGAGCCGCTGCAGATCCACGGCGTCGGCGATCGTGCCTCGCACCGTGAGCGTGTGGAGGAGCTGCTCGACCAGGTCGCCCTTCCGCGGGCGCTGGCGACGCGCTACCCGAACGAGCTCTCCGGCGGTCAGCGGCAGCGCGTGGCGATCGCCCGTGCCCTCGCGCTCAAGCCCGACATCATCGTGCTCGACGAGGCCGTCTCGGCTCTCGACGTGCTCGTGCAGGACCAGGTGCTGCAGCTCCTGGCCGAACTGCAGTCGGAGCTCGGCCTGACCTACCTGTTCATCACCCACGACCTCGCGGTCGTGCGCGTGTCGAGCGACCTGGTGTGCGTCATGGAGAAGGGTCGGATCGTCGAGCAGGGTACCGTCGACGAGATCTTCGCCAACCCGCAGCAGGAGTACACGGATCGCCTGCTCCAGGCGATCCCCGGCGCGTCCATTCCGCTCGGCGGAAGCGGCGCGTGA
- a CDS encoding ABC transporter permease has translation MPDPTTQKHYVAPVETESIAVDAVRISEKPSNLWRDAWSDLRRRPLFWFSVVLGLVFLLMAVWPTLFTATAPDSCDLANSNGGPAAGHPLGYTFQGCDIYARIAWGAQTSLAVGLIATVISSFLGLIMGALAGFYGGWLDGLLSRIGDIFFAIPYILAAVVVMTVFRDSRSVWTLALAIGGFAWASTARVVRAEVLRVRQADFVVASQALGQSKFKILLNHVIPNAIAPLLVVSTLGLAAAIVAEATLSFLGVGLGSDVMSWGNDISDAQASLRVAPMALIYPSIALTLAVLAFVTLGELIRDALDPKARARR, from the coding sequence ATGCCTGACCCCACGACCCAGAAGCACTACGTCGCCCCGGTCGAAACCGAGTCGATCGCGGTAGATGCCGTCCGCATCTCCGAGAAGCCCAGCAACCTGTGGCGCGACGCCTGGAGCGACCTGCGCCGTCGTCCGCTGTTCTGGTTCTCCGTCGTCCTCGGACTCGTGTTCCTGCTGATGGCGGTGTGGCCGACGCTGTTCACCGCCACCGCACCGGACTCCTGCGATCTGGCGAACAGCAACGGCGGCCCGGCTGCCGGGCACCCGCTCGGCTACACGTTCCAGGGCTGCGACATCTACGCCCGCATCGCCTGGGGTGCGCAGACGTCTCTCGCGGTCGGCCTCATCGCCACCGTGATCTCGTCGTTCCTCGGCCTGATCATGGGCGCACTCGCCGGTTTCTACGGCGGGTGGCTCGACGGTCTGCTGTCGCGCATCGGTGACATCTTCTTCGCGATCCCGTACATCCTCGCGGCCGTCGTCGTCATGACGGTGTTCCGCGACTCGCGTTCGGTGTGGACGCTGGCGCTCGCGATCGGCGGGTTCGCCTGGGCCTCCACGGCCCGTGTCGTACGAGCAGAAGTGCTGCGCGTGCGTCAGGCGGACTTCGTCGTGGCGTCGCAGGCTCTCGGCCAGTCGAAGTTCAAGATTCTGCTCAACCACGTCATCCCGAACGCGATCGCGCCGCTGCTCGTCGTCTCGACGCTCGGCCTCGCGGCGGCGATCGTGGCCGAGGCCACGCTGTCGTTCCTCGGTGTCGGTCTGGGCAGCGACGTGATGTCGTGGGGTAACGACATCAGTGATGCCCAGGCATCGCTCCGTGTCGCCCCGATGGCGCTCATCTATCCGTCGATCGCGCTGACCCTCGCGGTGCTCGCGTTCGTGACCCTGGGTGAGCTCATCCGAGACGCCCTCGACCCGAAGGCGAGGGCACGCCGATGA
- a CDS encoding peptide ABC transporter substrate-binding protein translates to MKRNKIALAGTALFAIGALALAGCASGGGNDSDGGSAAGEANPDAIITTNGSEPENPLIPTNTNEVGGGKILDEIFAGLIYYDADGEPVNDVAEEITTEDPQHLTVKIKEGLTFTDGEEVTADNFIKAWNEGAKLSNGHLSSYFFEDIEGFSYDEDSELTGLEQVDDYTFTIALNKPASDFALRLGYSAFYPLPDVAFEDMDAFGQNPIGNGPYKIDGDDAWQHDVQIDLVRNDDYEGGRKAANGGLTIKFYATQEAAYADLLSNEVDVIDAIPTNSLAVFTDELGDRAVNQPSAVFQSFTIGQFLPHFSGEEGKLRRQALSMAINREEITETIFSGSRTPAADFTSPVIAGWSDSVPGSEVLDFNPEKAKELWAEADAISPWEGDFKIAYNADGGHDAWVDAVSNQIKNNLGISASGDPYPTFQDLRTKINDRTITTAARSGWQADYPGLYNFLGPLYATGAGSNDGDYSNPAFDELISAGISNPDSDAQIEDFTKAQEVLFQDLPAIPLWYSNVTGGFSENVDNVTFGWNSVPLYYEITKAGE, encoded by the coding sequence GTGAAGCGCAACAAGATCGCCCTTGCGGGCACCGCGCTGTTCGCGATCGGCGCCCTGGCGCTCGCGGGCTGCGCGAGCGGTGGTGGAAACGACTCCGACGGCGGCAGCGCCGCGGGCGAGGCGAACCCGGACGCCATCATCACCACGAACGGCTCGGAGCCGGAGAACCCGCTGATCCCGACCAACACCAACGAGGTCGGCGGCGGAAAGATCCTCGACGAGATCTTCGCAGGGCTCATCTACTACGACGCCGACGGCGAGCCCGTCAACGACGTCGCCGAGGAGATCACGACCGAGGACCCGCAGCACCTCACGGTCAAGATCAAGGAAGGCCTCACCTTCACCGACGGTGAAGAGGTCACCGCCGACAACTTCATCAAGGCGTGGAACGAGGGCGCGAAGCTCTCCAACGGCCACCTGTCGAGCTACTTCTTCGAGGACATCGAGGGCTTCAGCTACGACGAGGACTCCGAGCTCACGGGCCTGGAGCAGGTCGACGACTACACCTTCACGATCGCGCTGAACAAGCCGGCCTCCGACTTCGCTCTGCGTCTCGGCTACTCGGCGTTCTACCCGCTCCCGGACGTGGCCTTCGAGGACATGGACGCGTTCGGTCAGAACCCGATCGGCAACGGCCCGTACAAGATCGACGGCGACGACGCGTGGCAGCACGACGTGCAGATCGACCTCGTCCGCAACGACGACTACGAAGGCGGCCGCAAGGCAGCCAACGGCGGTCTGACGATCAAGTTCTACGCGACGCAGGAAGCGGCCTACGCCGACCTGCTCTCGAACGAGGTCGACGTCATCGACGCGATCCCGACGAACTCGCTGGCCGTCTTCACCGACGAGCTCGGCGACCGCGCCGTGAACCAGCCCTCGGCCGTGTTCCAGTCGTTCACCATCGGCCAGTTCCTCCCGCACTTCTCGGGCGAAGAGGGCAAGCTGCGTCGTCAGGCGCTCTCGATGGCGATCAACCGCGAAGAGATCACCGAGACCATCTTCTCGGGCTCGCGCACCCCGGCCGCCGACTTCACCTCGCCGGTCATCGCCGGCTGGTCGGACTCGGTCCCCGGTAGCGAGGTTCTCGACTTCAACCCGGAGAAGGCGAAGGAGCTGTGGGCCGAGGCCGACGCCATCTCGCCGTGGGAGGGTGACTTCAAGATCGCGTACAACGCCGACGGCGGGCACGACGCCTGGGTCGACGCGGTGAGCAACCAGATCAAGAACAACCTCGGCATCAGCGCCTCGGGCGACCCGTACCCCACCTTCCAGGACCTTCGCACGAAGATCAACGACCGCACCATCACCACGGCTGCGCGTTCGGGCTGGCAGGCGGACTACCCGGGTCTGTACAACTTCCTCGGACCGCTCTACGCCACGGGCGCCGGTTCCAACGACGGTGACTACTCGAACCCCGCGTTCGACGAGCTCATCTCGGCCGGCATCAGCAACCCCGACTCCGACGCGCAGATCGAGGACTTCACCAAGGCTCAGGAGGTCCTCTTCCAGGACCTGCCCGCCATCCCGCTGTGGTACTCCAACGTGACCGGTGGATTCAGCGAGAACGTCGACAACGTCACGTTCGGCTGGAACTCCGTCCCGCTGTACTACGAGATCACGAAGGCCGGCGAGTAA
- a CDS encoding ABC transporter permease, with product MLGYILRRLLQVIPVFFGATLLIYFLVFAMPGDPILALFGDKTPNPAVVEQLREQYHLNDPFIVQYWYYITGVFQGDLGNTFSGRPVSAVLAATLPVTGRLAVMAIGIEFTLAIIIGTVSALRKGKIFDNVSLMVALVAIAIPIFVVAFLAQYFLAIKLGWFKPTVGADNDWGGLWLPAIVLGFSLYAVSMRLMRSSVIDTLNQDWVRTAYSKGLSRGRVIPVHVLRNSLIPVITNSATNFGVLLVGATVTEGIFNVPGVGNTLFQAIQRGEGPTVVSFVTVFVILYVLVNLLIDLLYGLLDPRIRYA from the coding sequence ATGCTCGGTTACATCCTGAGACGTCTCCTGCAGGTGATCCCGGTCTTCTTCGGTGCCACCCTGCTCATCTACTTCCTCGTGTTCGCCATGCCCGGCGACCCGATCCTCGCCCTGTTCGGCGACAAGACCCCCAACCCGGCGGTCGTCGAGCAGCTGCGCGAGCAGTACCACCTGAACGACCCGTTCATCGTGCAGTACTGGTACTACATCACCGGTGTGTTCCAGGGTGACCTCGGCAACACGTTCTCGGGCCGTCCGGTCTCCGCCGTGCTCGCCGCGACGCTCCCGGTCACCGGTCGCCTCGCGGTCATGGCGATCGGAATCGAGTTCACGCTCGCGATCATCATCGGAACGGTCTCGGCGCTGCGCAAGGGCAAGATCTTCGACAACGTGTCACTCATGGTCGCGCTCGTCGCGATCGCGATCCCGATCTTCGTCGTCGCTTTCCTCGCGCAGTACTTCCTCGCGATCAAGCTCGGGTGGTTCAAACCGACGGTCGGCGCCGACAACGACTGGGGCGGTCTCTGGCTCCCCGCCATCGTGCTCGGCTTCAGCCTGTACGCCGTGAGCATGCGCCTGATGAGAAGCTCCGTCATCGACACCCTCAATCAGGACTGGGTGCGCACCGCCTACAGCAAGGGCCTCTCGCGCGGTCGCGTGATCCCCGTGCACGTGCTGCGCAACTCGCTGATCCCCGTGATCACGAACTCCGCCACCAACTTCGGCGTGCTGCTCGTCGGCGCGACCGTCACCGAGGGCATCTTCAACGTGCCCGGCGTCGGAAACACCCTGTTCCAGGCCATCCAGCGCGGTGAGGGACCGACCGTGGTCTCGTTCGTCACCGTGTTCGTCATCCTGTACGTCCTGGTGAACCTGCTCATCGACCTGCTCTACGGTCTGCTCGACCCGAGGATCCGCTATGCCTGA
- a CDS encoding glycine cleavage system aminomethyltransferase GcvT, with product MSDPRYTPLRERHEALGASFTDFGGWQMPVRYTSDLAEHHAVRQSAGLFDISHMAEFLVTGPYAGEFLDYALAGRISAMPVGKAKYSLVLAADGGIIDDVIAYRLADDRFLVIANAGNRGFVDSAFASRVRSFPSIIERQQERAEGEERSFAGFLGDRGVDVEDVSDSFALIAVQGPAAQAILADTEGIDALSVPWGEQKYYAWAQATFSDEPLLIARTGYTGEDGFELLVRADDAAVLWDALLVAGEPHGLVPAGLAARDTLRLEAGMPLYGHELTTETKPAQAGLGRVVAADKSSFIGKDAVDAAADAPVLVGLVAEGKRAGRAGYGVVDADGTPLGEITSGALSPTLGHPIAMAYVTPSSAEEGTAVFLDVRGTRIPATVTALPFYRRTK from the coding sequence ATGTCCGATCCCCGTTACACCCCGCTCCGCGAGCGCCATGAGGCACTCGGCGCATCGTTCACCGACTTCGGCGGCTGGCAGATGCCGGTGCGCTACACGTCCGACCTCGCCGAGCACCACGCGGTGCGGCAGTCGGCCGGTCTCTTCGACATCTCGCACATGGCGGAGTTCCTCGTCACCGGACCGTATGCGGGCGAGTTCCTCGACTACGCGCTCGCCGGTCGCATCTCGGCGATGCCCGTCGGCAAGGCGAAGTACTCGCTCGTGCTGGCCGCCGACGGGGGGATCATCGACGACGTCATCGCCTACCGCCTCGCCGACGACCGGTTCCTGGTGATCGCGAACGCCGGCAACCGCGGATTCGTCGACTCCGCCTTCGCCTCGCGCGTGCGTTCGTTCCCGTCGATCATCGAGCGGCAGCAGGAGCGCGCGGAGGGCGAGGAGCGCAGCTTCGCCGGTTTCCTGGGCGACCGGGGCGTCGACGTCGAGGACGTCTCCGATTCCTTCGCCCTGATCGCGGTGCAGGGCCCGGCGGCGCAGGCGATCCTGGCCGACACGGAGGGGATCGACGCGCTCAGCGTGCCGTGGGGCGAGCAGAAGTACTACGCCTGGGCCCAGGCCACGTTCAGCGACGAGCCCCTGCTCATCGCCCGCACCGGGTACACGGGCGAGGACGGCTTCGAACTCCTCGTGCGTGCCGACGATGCCGCGGTGCTGTGGGACGCGCTCCTCGTCGCCGGTGAGCCGCACGGTCTCGTGCCGGCCGGGCTCGCCGCCCGAGACACCCTCCGCCTCGAAGCGGGGATGCCGCTCTACGGGCACGAGCTGACGACCGAGACCAAGCCCGCGCAGGCGGGGCTCGGCCGGGTCGTCGCCGCCGACAAGTCGAGCTTCATCGGCAAGGACGCGGTGGATGCCGCGGCCGACGCCCCCGTGCTCGTGGGGCTCGTCGCCGAGGGCAAGCGCGCCGGCCGGGCCGGCTACGGCGTCGTCGACGCCGACGGCACCCCGCTCGGTGAGATCACCAGCGGTGCGCTCAGCCCCACTCTCGGCCATCCGATCGCGATGGCCTACGTGACCCCTTCTTCCGCGGAAGAGGGAACCGCAGTATTCCTGGATGTGCGGGGGACGAGGATCCCCGCGACCGTGACCGCTCTGCCTTTCTACCGGAGGACGAAATGA
- the gcvP gene encoding aminomethyl-transferring glycine dehydrogenase: MLDALGIGPDVDPEGPLEALMTEAVPSSIFTAAPSESALADSSIPAAASETEALAELRSLAARNTVNRPMIGLGYYGTITPQVIQRNVLENPSWYTAYTPYQPEISQGRLEALINFQTMVADLTGLSTANASMLDESTAVAEGMLLARRASKAKTDVFAVDADALPQTRALLENRADAVGIRLVTVDFAAGEQLPADLFGVFVQYPGASGRVWDPSAVIDAAHLAGGLAVVAADLLALTLLTSPGALGADVAVGTTQRFGVPMGFGGPHAGYMAVRAGLERQLPGRLVGVSVDADGKPAYRLSLQTREQHIRREKATSNICTAQVLLAVMASMYAVYHGPDGLTAIARSVAGKAGLLRSWLVEDGADVVHDAFFDTLQVRVPGRAAEYVEQAHHGYGILLHAADADTVGISVDETTTVDELLQVARVFGGRAERAFAFVDDANALPEGLLRREEFLTHPVFHAHRSETAMMRYLKSLADRDYALDRGMIPLGSCTMKLNAATEMAAITWPEFAGIHPFAPASDVAGYLELIDQLEAWLAEVTGYDAVSLQPNAGSQGELAGLLAIRGYHLANGDEQRTVCLIPSSAHGTNAASAVLAGMKVVVVACDELGNVDLDDLRAKIQVHAEELSALMITYPSTHGVYEHDVVEITSAVHDAGGQVYVDGANLNALLGYARFGDLGGDVSHLNLHKTFAIPHGGGGPGVGPVAAKAHLAPYLPSHPLAQRAEHAGGHVFAGGAVSGAPYGSAGVLPISWAYVRMMGGAGLRRATAAAVLSANYIAARLGEHYPVLYTGENGRVAHECILDLRPLKEATGITVDDVAKRLIDYGFHAPTMSFPVAGTLMVEPTESEDLGEIERFIEAMIQIKAEADAVAAGRWPADDNPLVHAPHTAVSLIAGEWTHAYTREEAAYPVHALIAGKYWPPVRRIDQAYGDRNLVCACPPIEAFA; this comes from the coding sequence ATGCTCGATGCGCTCGGCATCGGGCCCGACGTCGACCCCGAGGGGCCGCTCGAAGCGCTGATGACCGAGGCGGTGCCGTCGTCGATCTTCACGGCCGCGCCGTCGGAGTCCGCGCTCGCGGACAGCAGCATCCCCGCCGCCGCCAGCGAGACCGAGGCGCTCGCGGAACTGCGCTCCCTCGCCGCGCGCAACACGGTGAACCGGCCGATGATCGGTCTCGGTTACTACGGAACGATCACCCCGCAGGTGATCCAGCGCAACGTGCTCGAGAACCCGTCGTGGTACACGGCCTACACGCCGTACCAGCCCGAGATCTCGCAGGGCCGACTCGAGGCGCTCATCAACTTCCAGACGATGGTCGCCGACCTCACCGGGCTCTCCACCGCCAACGCGTCGATGCTCGACGAGTCCACGGCCGTCGCCGAGGGCATGCTCCTCGCACGCCGTGCGTCGAAGGCCAAGACCGACGTGTTCGCGGTCGACGCCGACGCGCTCCCGCAGACGCGCGCGCTCCTCGAGAACCGGGCGGATGCCGTCGGCATCCGTCTCGTCACGGTGGACTTCGCCGCGGGCGAGCAGCTGCCGGCCGACCTGTTCGGCGTCTTCGTGCAGTACCCCGGTGCCTCCGGTCGCGTGTGGGATCCGTCCGCCGTGATCGATGCGGCGCATCTCGCCGGTGGCCTGGCGGTCGTCGCGGCCGACCTGCTCGCGCTGACCCTTCTCACCTCGCCGGGAGCCCTCGGTGCCGACGTCGCCGTTGGCACGACCCAGCGCTTCGGCGTGCCGATGGGCTTCGGCGGCCCGCACGCCGGGTACATGGCGGTGCGCGCCGGTCTCGAGCGTCAGCTCCCCGGCCGCCTCGTCGGTGTGTCGGTCGATGCCGACGGCAAGCCCGCGTACCGCCTCTCGCTGCAGACGCGCGAGCAGCACATCCGGCGCGAGAAGGCGACCTCGAACATCTGCACCGCGCAGGTGCTGCTCGCGGTCATGGCGTCGATGTACGCGGTCTATCACGGACCCGACGGCCTGACGGCGATCGCCCGGAGCGTCGCCGGCAAGGCGGGGCTGCTGCGCTCCTGGCTCGTCGAGGACGGCGCCGACGTCGTGCACGACGCGTTCTTCGACACGCTGCAGGTGCGCGTCCCCGGGCGCGCGGCCGAGTACGTCGAGCAGGCGCACCACGGCTACGGCATCCTGCTGCATGCGGCGGATGCCGACACCGTGGGCATCTCGGTCGACGAGACCACGACCGTCGACGAACTGCTGCAGGTCGCCCGCGTCTTCGGGGGCCGCGCCGAGCGAGCGTTCGCCTTCGTCGATGACGCGAACGCCCTGCCCGAGGGGCTGCTCCGCCGGGAGGAGTTCCTCACGCACCCCGTCTTCCACGCACACCGCAGCGAGACGGCGATGATGCGCTATCTCAAGAGCCTCGCCGACCGCGACTACGCGCTCGACCGCGGCATGATCCCGCTGGGCTCGTGCACGATGAAGCTCAACGCGGCCACAGAGATGGCGGCGATCACGTGGCCCGAGTTCGCGGGCATCCACCCGTTCGCCCCGGCATCCGACGTCGCCGGCTACCTCGAGCTGATCGATCAGCTCGAGGCCTGGCTGGCCGAGGTCACCGGATACGACGCGGTGTCGCTGCAGCCCAACGCCGGCTCGCAGGGCGAACTCGCAGGGCTCCTGGCGATCCGCGGCTACCACCTCGCGAACGGCGACGAGCAGCGCACGGTGTGCCTGATCCCGTCGTCGGCGCACGGAACGAACGCCGCGTCGGCCGTGCTCGCCGGGATGAAGGTCGTCGTCGTCGCGTGCGACGAGCTCGGCAACGTCGACCTCGACGATCTGCGGGCGAAGATCCAGGTGCACGCCGAGGAGCTCTCGGCGCTGATGATCACCTACCCGTCGACCCACGGCGTGTACGAGCACGACGTGGTCGAGATCACCTCCGCCGTGCACGATGCGGGAGGTCAGGTGTACGTCGACGGTGCGAACCTGAACGCGCTGCTCGGCTACGCCCGCTTCGGCGACCTCGGCGGCGACGTCTCGCACCTCAACCTGCACAAGACCTTCGCGATCCCGCACGGCGGCGGCGGACCGGGTGTCGGACCGGTCGCGGCCAAGGCGCATCTCGCGCCCTACCTGCCCTCGCACCCGCTCGCGCAGCGCGCGGAGCACGCGGGAGGCCACGTCTTCGCCGGTGGGGCCGTCTCGGGCGCCCCCTACGGCTCGGCGGGCGTGCTCCCGATCTCGTGGGCGTACGTGCGGATGATGGGCGGTGCGGGCCTGCGGCGCGCGACCGCTGCGGCCGTGCTGTCGGCGAACTACATCGCCGCTCGCCTGGGCGAGCACTACCCGGTGCTCTACACGGGCGAGAACGGTCGGGTCGCGCACGAGTGCATCCTCGACCTGCGCCCGCTGAAGGAGGCGACGGGCATCACCGTCGACGACGTCGCGAAGCGCCTGATCGACTACGGCTTCCACGCGCCGACCATGTCGTTCCCGGTCGCGGGAACCCTGATGGTCGAGCCGACCGAGTCGGAGGACCTGGGCGAGATCGAGCGGTTCATCGAGGCGATGATCCAGATCAAGGCCGAGGCGGATGCCGTGGCGGCGGGTCGCTGGCCGGCCGACGACAACCCGCTCGTGCACGCACCGCACACGGCCGTGTCGCTGATCGCGGGGGAGTGGACGCACGCGTACACCCGCGAGGAGGCCGCCTATCCGGTGCACGCGTTGATCGCCGGCAAGTACTGGCCTCCGGTGCGGCGCATCGACCAGGCGTACGGCGACCGCAACCTCGTGTGCGCCTGCCCGCCGATCGAGGCGTTCGCCTGA
- a CDS encoding PH domain-containing protein, whose protein sequence is MTAADKSEDVRIFRASSGTAVLVISGALALFLLGDTVVRGSWTQMFLVAPWVLLGMWVVYELSFVSMVRVDDAGVVVQNMLRRTSFGWARVRDVDFRWQLEFSLDDDSRVSAYGGPARARPSRRDAAEGEASKAPAGIRDLTEIRDRWDAATGADAPIRREWDSRALLALGIIVLWAIGAVLITNAG, encoded by the coding sequence GTGACCGCTGCCGACAAGTCCGAGGACGTGCGGATCTTCCGCGCGTCCTCGGGCACGGCCGTGCTCGTGATCTCCGGCGCGCTCGCGCTCTTCCTGCTCGGCGACACGGTCGTGCGGGGCAGCTGGACGCAGATGTTCCTGGTGGCGCCGTGGGTGCTGCTGGGCATGTGGGTCGTGTACGAGCTGAGCTTCGTATCCATGGTGCGGGTCGACGACGCCGGTGTGGTCGTGCAGAACATGCTCCGGCGCACCTCGTTCGGCTGGGCCCGCGTCCGCGACGTGGACTTCCGCTGGCAGCTGGAGTTCTCCCTCGACGACGACTCGCGCGTCAGCGCCTACGGCGGACCCGCCCGCGCGCGTCCCTCGCGTCGTGATGCGGCAGAGGGCGAAGCATCCAAGGCCCCGGCCGGCATCCGCGATCTCACCGAGATCCGCGACCGGTGGGATGCGGCGACCGGGGCGGACGCCCCGATCCGCCGCGAGTGGGACTCCCGCGCGCTTCTCGCCCTCGGCATCATCGTGCTGTGGGCGATCGGCGCCGTGCTGATCACGAACGCCGGCTGA
- the gcvH gene encoding glycine cleavage system protein GcvH — MTDLSTLHYTEEHEWIAVEGDTLTVGITDYAADKLGDVVFVELPAVGTEVAAGTVVGEIESTKSVGELYAPVTGTVVEVNDAVVDDPSLVNAEPFAGGWLIKVSVAGGAPDGLLDRDAYVALTEG, encoded by the coding sequence ATGACCGATCTCAGCACCCTGCACTACACCGAGGAGCACGAGTGGATCGCCGTGGAGGGCGACACCCTCACCGTCGGCATCACCGACTACGCCGCCGACAAGCTCGGTGACGTGGTCTTCGTCGAACTGCCCGCCGTGGGCACCGAGGTCGCCGCGGGCACCGTCGTCGGCGAGATCGAGTCGACCAAGTCGGTGGGCGAGCTGTACGCGCCCGTGACCGGCACCGTCGTCGAGGTCAACGACGCGGTCGTCGACGATCCCTCGCTCGTTAACGCCGAGCCCTTCGCGGGCGGATGGCTCATCAAGGTCTCCGTCGCGGGCGGAGCGCCCGACGGACTGCTCGACCGCGACGCCTACGTCGCACTCACGGAGGGCTGA